The DNA window TCGTGCTTCGTTTCCCCCCAAGGAGGCCCCATGGCCGACACCAGCACAGCCCCCGCCCCCACCAGGGAGTACGTCCTCACTCTCGACTGCCCGACACGCCCGGGAACCGTGCACGCGGTGACGGAGTTCCTGTCCCGGAACAACGGCGACATCGCGCAGTACCAGCAGTTCCACGACCACGAACGCGGCCGGTTCTTCATGCGGGTACACGTGGTGGCACGGGGCGGCGGCCCCACTCGCGGGGACCTGGCCCAGCGGTTCGGGCCGCTCGCCGAGGCCTACGCGATGTCCTGGCACCTGGCCGACGCGACGGAGCCCGTACGGGCCGCCGTCCTCGTCTCCAAACACGAGCACTGCCTCAACGACCTGCTGTTCCGGCGCCGTCTGGGCGCGCTGGGGGTCGATATCCCCCTCATCGTCTCCAACCATCCCGACACCGGCCCCCTCGCCGCCTCGCACGGAGTGGACTTCCGGCACGTTCCGGTGACGCCGGAGACCAGAGCCGACGCGGAGGCGGAGCTGCTGCGGCTGGTTGAGGACTACCGCATCGACCTGGTGGTGCTCGCCCGCTACATGCAGGTCCTCTCGCCCGAGCTGTGTAAGCGGCTGGACGGGCGGGCGATCAACATCCACCACTCGTTCCTGCCGAGTTTCAAGGGGGCGCACCCCTACCGGCAGGCCCACGCTCGCGGGGTGAAACTCATCGGGGCGACCGCGCACTACGTGACAGCGGACCTGGACGAGGGCCCGATCATCGAACAGGACGTCGCCCGGGTGAACCACACGATGGACGGTCAGCGCCTGGCCGCCACGGGA is part of the Haloactinospora alba genome and encodes:
- the purU gene encoding formyltetrahydrofolate deformylase, with protein sequence MADTSTAPAPTREYVLTLDCPTRPGTVHAVTEFLSRNNGDIAQYQQFHDHERGRFFMRVHVVARGGGPTRGDLAQRFGPLAEAYAMSWHLADATEPVRAAVLVSKHEHCLNDLLFRRRLGALGVDIPLIVSNHPDTGPLAASHGVDFRHVPVTPETRADAEAELLRLVEDYRIDLVVLARYMQVLSPELCKRLDGRAINIHHSFLPSFKGAHPYRQAHARGVKLIGATAHYVTADLDEGPIIEQDVARVNHTMDGQRLAATGRDVEAQVLARAVRWHGEHRVLLNAGRTVVFN